The Drosophila biarmipes strain raj3 chromosome 2L, RU_DBia_V1.1, whole genome shotgun sequence genome has a window encoding:
- the LOC108027910 gene encoding uncharacterized protein LOC108027910, whose translation MDRKNKDLWSFGRSDSDSDKSSGNETPFLTRSSSSSSDNSSSDSSDEKAQSSETENLPLPGGSYDIITKSNMQQFVQKIDGNSSLDDQGCDLMATIADSFADDVSMRIVKLAQYRKSRVGLLDLKFVLKREYNMEFPNE comes from the exons ATGGATAGGAAGAACAAGGACCTGTGGTCCTTTGGCCGCAGTGACAGCGACAGCGATAAATCCTCCGGAAACGAGACTCCCTTCTTGACCAGATCCTCGAGCAGCTCCAgcgacaacagcagcagcgacagttcCGACGAAAAGGCGCAGTCCAGCGAAACGGAGAACCTCCCCCTGCCCGGAGGCAGCTATGAT ATTATAACCAAGAGCAACATGCAGCAGTTTGTGCAGAAAATCGACGGGAATTCCTCGCTGGACGATCAGGGCTGCGATTTGATGGCCACAATCGCCGACTCCTTCGCTGATGACGTCTCCATGCGCATTGTCAAGTTGGCCCAGTACCGCAAGAGCCGGGTGGGCCTACTGGACCTGAAGTTCGTCCTCAAGAGAGAATACAACATGGAGTTCCCCAACGAATAA